In the Gammaproteobacteria bacterium genome, one interval contains:
- a CDS encoding acyl carrier protein has translation MISAEKVIDLIKEAGTGVDESKLNPSAVLTDIGADSLDMMSIILAVQEATDLEIPDEDLDGLRTVNDIVVYVNERISGATKSENA, from the coding sequence ATGATATCAGCTGAGAAGGTAATTGATTTGATTAAGGAAGCCGGCACGGGAGTCGATGAGTCCAAGCTGAATCCCTCTGCCGTATTGACAGATATTGGAGCGGATAGTCTTGATATGATGTCTATCATTTTGGCAGTACAAGAGGCCACGGACCTTGAGATTCCAGACGAAGACTTGGATGGTCTGCGAACAGTCAATGATATTGTGGTCTATGTTAATGAAAGGATATCGGGGGCAACAAAAAGCGAGAATGCTTGA